Genomic DNA from Telopea speciosissima isolate NSW1024214 ecotype Mountain lineage chromosome 2, Tspe_v1, whole genome shotgun sequence:
TCTCAATCTCCACGGAATTGAACTAGaatagaagaaacaaaaaacaagcaGTTGATCGAGGAGTAGCTAAATGCGATGGAACCAACAGTAGTTCTTTCAATCTCAAACAAGGTCTCATGGGTTCCTCTCATCTTTGTTCTTTTGTTGAATTGCTTCGCGCTATTAAGATCAGAAGCTCAAACCTTACCAGATGATGAAGGTGCGCACTTACATTAATAACTCAATCATATCACTCTTTTCCAGCAAAAAATTAAATTCTCTCTTGAAATTTCATTCGATTCTGTTTAAGAGTTTGGGTTGATTAAACATCGTTTCTTTCCATTTATCTTTCGGAAGAGTCACTCTTCTTCCTTCACTATTTCAATTTGAACTAAtttctttggatccagatcttctacggcgtggGCTGCCCTGTCCTACGTAGACACAAGGGCGCGCGAccgactgccttacccctgcctcgAGTGCCTTGCCCGAACGGAGATAGGGCGTCATGCGTGCGGCCCTGTGTCTGCACATCACAGGCAGGACACAACAGcagcgccgtagaagatctatGTTGAATTTCTTTTCGTTTTATTAATTATCTATAAACTCTTAACAATATTACTTCTTAGAGTTGAAGTCCGCCACCTTCTctgcattgttttttttttgtaacaaaCGGTTTGATCGAATTCTCACGTTCCATGCATGTTATCGATAATGTTTTTACATTCCAAATCCCTCTATACCACAGTATCAAACACacataaacacacacacataacGGATGGCCTGCATAATTAAATTCTTGATGTTTGCATTgatcagtttttatttttttggtatgtgTAAAATCTGGTTTGAGTCGAATTCTCCAGTAGAAATCCATGCATGTTATCGATAATGTTTTTACATTCCAAATCCCTCTACTACAAAGATCAAACACACACAACAATGATGGCCTGCATAATTAAATTGTTGATGTTTGCATTGATCAAAATgttcttccttcatcttctccattgtTTCGTCTGTACTGGAAGAGTCAACACTTTCTATCACATTCTCACAAAATAGATTCCATCAACGctgtgagttgttcacgtacACTCAGCCTTCTAACATTTCCTGCACATTTTTTAATCAATCTTTCATTTGAATATgttcttccttcatcttctccattgtTTCGGCCCTACTTGGAAGGAGTCAACACTTTTTTCTTCACCCCCATTCATACCCTGTTTCAATAATTACATacagggaagcagttttctatacaggagtgtggtctacgccagcactcccatgtgtttatctctctcctccttaaaacaaggtggtagaggtgtctttccacatgggaaggagagagatagactcatgggagtgctggcgtaggacagagatctttttcccttacatTAATTCATCATGGACCCATTTGTTTGATCGAGACTTAGGTGGGGTAGGAGAATTGGGGTGGAAAATTATTGATGTGGCACCTCAAAATCCTACCTCaattttgtttgtttaacttaggatggtgaacttacaaaagtttAGGGAACAACGTTTTGCTTTGTTGATTGATGTGTCATTTGAAATTCTCATTTTTATATCCAAGTATCGTTGAGGAGGCACTTGAAATTCCCACCTTGATACTAAACAAAGTctcacaaaaaacaaaagattttgatttttcatgggaaaagtaaaaCTCCCAACCCTGTTCCCCAACTCACTACACCGTCAAATAAACAGGATGTTTCCACAGATACATCTTATATTAATACTACCCTACATGTACTCGTGatgtaatttcttttctttatttattcccTCTCTCCAAAGTCCAAAGTTGAGTCAGTCCACATATACGTACGGTCTTTACCAACACTTATCTTATTTGTTATTTGTTGACATAAGAGTCCTTATCTCACACAAGTTTTGAGCAAGGACCTTCATGTGCCAGGGTTGAACAAATCTACCTTTTGAATATGTCCAAAAACTTCTAGATGAACATGAGTTCTCCAATTTGATATCAACAATTCTTTggttaactttttatttttgggaattggagaGGTTTAATAGGGATAGGGATGGGATAGGCTCCAGTGGTTTGAATTCAATGATCTTTTATTTGAGGAATTGGTCTTTGCCAATCGAGTTGATCCTTGGGGTAAACGTGGTTAAACTTTTGGGTACTGGTGTCTTTGTGTGTTTatcaatatgaaaaaaaaagagaaagttctttgtccgAGAGTATGGCCTACGACAGCACTCTCTATCTATTTCCTCTTCAAAATAAGagggcagatgtgtcttttcacgtgagaaggaaagagatagactcatgggagtgctagcataagccacactcccggacagagttctttttaaaaaaaaataataaaaaaaacctttgtTTTTTGCAGCATGAAGTCAAGGACAAAATTTTACTGCTATCCAAGTTGCAGAGATGTTCCTACTACTCAATTCACAGccaaagaaaaggaataaaaaattatattttggaaaataataTAACCTATGAGagtatttgtgaaccctaaggggaagtaaattattccatttctttggttgcAAGCCCAGGCAGCGGGAACATTCCTACAACCTTGGTagcaacaaatttttttcctgAAGCCAAGGGCCAATCACAGgcttagagaaaaaaaaaccatgtaTATATAACCTCATAATAGAAAATCAGAGGTCGATCTTATCAAATTGGTATccatagtcttcttcttcttcttgtttttttttattttaagttattcATGTAGTAAATGATAAATATTCTTTACATTCCAATTTTCTCTCATTAATGTGAATctcatcttaaaaaaaaaaaaaaaaaattttggaaagtGAGTTAAGTAGAGGTTAATACTTATGATATAGTAACTAACCAACAAGTTTATCATGGTAATTAATTGACAGTACAAGCACTGAAGAGCATAGCGACGAAATTGAACAATAACTATTGGAATGTGAGTTCAAATTCCTGCAGTGGAGGTGCAGGGTTAAACGTGACAATTGACTCTGAAAGCTTCAGCAATGTTAATTGTAACTGCTCCACTACTGTTTGCCATATCACAAACATGTAATGCTTCCAACTTCTTCCAAcgtttttttagcttatgtttGGTGTTATAAGTATTAATAAGATGTTTAATTTCCTCTCTTCACCTTCTTTTTCATTCCTTGATTCCTTTGAATTTCAGTCAGCTAAAGGCGTTAAACCTCACTGGAGTTTTACCTGAAGAATTTGCTAATCTTTCCTATTTGCAAGAAATGTAAGTCATCCTCTTCCCTAGTGAACTAGTTTTGACAGTTTGATATGACCTAGAGTACTGGGCCTCAAGCCTTTTGGTTGAGGCTTGTGTGGGTCCTTTGTAGCGCGACACAACGTGTAGCGCACTATCTAATGGTCTCCGTGcgcacgcagcccaacacataGGTGGGTTGTTGGGCTACGTGCCCGTGCGCTACAGACCATCAGATGGTGCGCTACACGCTGTGTCGCGCTACAAAGGAGCCCCACGCGTATTTTCATTGTCTTTTATAGCTTTAGGAGCACttgtttttttggataaacAACGCTTTATTGATAAGAACGAATAAATACACGTAAATTTTGACTTACAAGCTTCATGAAACCTTAGAATGACAGTGGTCAAACAGTTCCACACTTTATAACTTAAGAAAGTGGTCATAAGTTATACGACATTCACCCAGAAAAAATTTTCCCGCAAACTTGTCAATAATCGTGTGCTTCGAACTTGGTCATGTGGCCAGCGTGGCTCTTGCGTCTAGTCACAGACCGCCTTGCCCCCATTAAAAGGCAAAGTTTCGCCCGGATCGATGCTTACTTGTacactcccattggccagcGTGCAcgtgcaggctctagaggcccaggcaACGTTCACTCACCCATTTTTAAAATACCGTTTCTAATCGGAGTGGATTCCATTTCGACATCTGCGATTACGGGCAGCAGAAAAATTCTTCTGCCCGGAGAAGGGGAGAGGGTTTGgcgccatttttttttttttttggtttcttccaACCGGCATATGAACTGAGAGTGAAGCATGTTTTTGTGAACAGAGACCTCAGCCGAAACTATCTGAATGGATCAATTCCTACTCGTTGGGCTCAGATCCCTCTCGTCATCATGTGAGTTACTTATTTTTCCACCTCTTCTACTCCTCTCttgcatttttagtttttagctCTTAAGTTGCTTGGTTTCAATTTTTCACAGAACCTTTTATTTAGGATATCCAACCTAACAGAAACTGTGGTGCATTGCAGCTCTCTTTTGGGAAACCGCATCAGTGGGTCAATTCCTAAGGAGATTGGTGACATCGCTACGCTGGAGCAGCTGTGAGTATCGATAACCTAAGCTTCTTGGAAAGTGATGACAGTGAAATGATGCATAAACCGATTTTCTTATTCAAATTGTCATTTACAGGGTCTTGGAAGATAACGAACTCGAAGGAGCCCTTCCTCCGGAGCTTGGTAATTTATCACGATTGAAGAGATTGTaagctttctcttctcttcttattcCATTGCTTCCGTTCATTCGTATAGTTTAGGTGAATATTTTGCACATTCCTCTGAAGAAATTTGTGTTTGACAAATAGTTTCTGTTCAAGGAACCCATTTTATTCTTATAGTATCTAGTAGATGGATTTCGCAAATAGTTTCTGTTCAAGGAACCCATTTTATTCTGATAGGATCTAGTAGATGGATTTTGCAAATAGTTCTGTTCAAGTAACCAATTTTATTCAAATAGTATCTAGTAGATGGATTCAAGTTGTAGCCTTTGAAACCAATTTGCCCAAAGTTGATATTTGACCAAAGAGCATGGTACAACTTGAGATTAGGTAAGGGTATTGCATTGGCAAATATTTTGCAAGTAGCCGTAACTCTTttagtttaaaacgaaaatagGAAACAGAAGGGGTAGATCATGTCTAGGAACATTGATAATCTGGAATCagccaaggaaaagaaaagctaTCACAATTGATTCTTGTTGTTTTCCCCCCTTTCCACTCATACTATGGcctaaaagaataagaaaatttGTACATATCTTCTGAATATCCCACATTACTGAGCTTGTTTAACAATGGGTCCGACATGGATGTAACAGAGTGATGAAGTTGGTGATCATAGCAGTTGCTAGGGACAAAAGATCCTTGAGTCCCTTGAGCATTGACAGAAAAAAGACCCCCAGGGTGGAAAGAGTCCTTAGATGCTAGAGCAGAATCATGATGACTTTTTAAGGCAGGGTaaaactcccccccccctcccctttctgCTTCATTTTTAAATAGGTAGTAAGTGAATGGAGCCTTAAAACAGAGAATTCATGTTTGGTGGttagaaaaaaggggggaaaaccCATCTATCTAATGGTCAGGATCTGCTTTGATTTCAAAGACTACATTGAAACAGTAACCTTTGGTCTCATTGAGGTTTTGAAAAGTCCATTTGTTAAACTTTCTAAAGTTAAACAAACATCCAGAGGGTTAAGACCTACTGTATCAAAAATTGAACTGTTGATTGAGTCATTGAGGAATGTAGATAAACTGCTATGTGATGAGGTGAAGTTTCACTATTGGCAGCAAAACAATGTGGTTAAGAAATTCAATAAGATACAAGACAGCGGTATGAGAGAATCCAATGCTGGTCAGAATAGTTTGCGTACAGTCTAATTTGTTACCATAAAGAATCAACAGCAGTCCACAATAATCTGCAGAGAATAGGCACAATAGGTAGctgtatttgatgcatagttgtcatggtgtctaggcgacccaaggagTTGGAGAGGGGCCAAAATCAAGGCGTCACCAACTACCCGACCAAGGtgtccaaggcgcccaagtcgaccaaggcgtttggacgcctaggcgatgccttgacaactatgatttgaTGATCTAAGGGTGTCTGTTATTGTAAATGTTGACACAGGTGAATTCACGAGATGCTCAAATTTGCTTCAAGTTTTCTCTTCATAAGGTTCATGATACCTTCTTGTTTTCTCAAGGCATGTATACAACCTTACTTGTTAAAGGGTTAATATGGGTTCATATGACGTGAGGAGATCTAAATGCTAAAGACAAACTAGGAATTTAGTCAGGTGATGGCAAATTCACAAAGGTATAAGATTATTTCACAACACAGATAGTGTAGATTTTTCGGTAAAATAACTTAGGAAATTTGTTCCTCTTATCCACCATAGCCAAATTAATTTACATCTCATGACAGCAAAACTTCATTGGTAACCTCTGCTCATCCCAATTGTAGTATGAAGTGATATTTCAAGTGTTTGTTGCAATCATGAACCAACTGTAAGTCTTTTGTTTGTGGATTTTATGTGCAGACAGAGGATCATAAAAAAGGAGATCTTGAGAGAGGGTTTTGCCTTTATTTACTGaaattgtttattttattttttgtcttcagCTCTTATCTATTATTACCTTCTTGTGGTTATGCTAATTCGTCCCCAACTTGTTTACGTGGCGCAAATGTTATTAATCTCCGTGTGTTGGTTTTACTCCAGGCACATATCTGCTAGCAAGATATTAAGGCATCAAATTTTCCAATTTACTAAGTGGGACACTATTATCACCGTTTATTtatacttccttttttttcattttcatgaaCACTTCTTTTTTTATGGGTAGAATTTCATGAATACTTACTGAAACACAAGGAACTGCAAGCAACAGTGCTAATGACTTATTTTGTTACTCTTTTCTTGTAACTATTTTCTGTggataaataagagattttCAATTTCATTAGGGGAATGGGTGAGAGAGAAGGGATGGTGGCTAGAGTGAGCTAAGAAATCTCCATCTTCATTGCTTGGTAGGAATATGACTAAAATCTTGTGGCCTAAGTATCATTAAGCTTATCAGTGTAGTAATTTGATTGCAGATTGTTAATTCTATAAAAGAAATAGTGGTTatgtaattattattattgttgtacCATCATCATTCAATATCTTATTATTTTTACTATTACTATTTAAATGAACTCATCATATATTGCTTTCTTACTCTTGCAGCCTTGCTTCTGCGAACAATTTCAACGGAACTATACCAGAAACATATGTCAAACTTACTAGCTTGAATGATTTGTAAGTTGGAGGTAGTTGTTTAGATAGATTAAACTTTTGATATAATGAATGCCTGAACTGTCTTGTTATTTGCAGTAGGATAGATGGGACTGGCATCTCTGGGAAGATCCCTTATTTCATTGGGAACTGGACGGAACTTGATAGACTGTGTGTACCATATTTTTACCAacctatcttctatttttttcatttgataAATTTAGACAAATATATGAAGTTTTTTGCTATTATCTGGAGATATATTTTATGCGCTTCTTCAAACTGTCTATTGCAGTGATATGCAGGGCACGTCCTTGGAGGGCCCTGTTCCTTCTAATATCTCCCTCTTGAAAAACCTAACTCAACTGTGAGTGCACCTTCGAAAACTTCTAAAAATGTTGTAAGACCTTTATTGTGGTTATGAACTGAGGTAGAATATTGAAGGATTGACTGAGGTGTGATTTAATGTATTTTGGGTTTCAGGAGGGTATCTGACCTTGATGGAATAAATATGAGTTTTATTTTCCCCGATTTGCAGGATCTGACATCTATAAATGAATTGTGAGTTCCCCCTTTCAGTTGAAGGAATTTATTGTGACCTGAAAGATGGATGCACTTTATGGCATAGCATTAGCATAAGTCATTTTGTCAGTGGTTATGTCTGCTCATGAGGACTTGGTTTTCTTTGGTGTTGTAGGGTACTGAGAAATTGCTCCCTTACGGGTGCAATCCCAGAATACATTGGAAAACTGATGCCAAATTTAAAAACTCTGTGAGTTTCATTAGATGGAATTTCTCCCCTTGATGCTTGGCTTCATAAGCTTCTTTTATAAATTGCTggttggaatttgctaaaaaaTAAGCCATCAGAAATCAGTATTTGGCTTTTTTCAATTCTGTTTCATATTCTCATCCCAAATTGATGGAATAAACAATCTACTATGGTGATTTATGGTTATGGTCTGTGACTATCAGAACTCATGCCATGGATTACTTTTATGTCTAATTCTACCACTCTACCCTGATTTTAAGTTGAGTAACTTAAAGGATAAATAGGAGCAAGATGACCTTCTTTTGTTCAGGGGAAAATAAGCATTTATTGATTTGACATATTTACAGCATACTTGAAGTTTCAGAAGAGGAAATAAGTTTATGAATGACTCAATTTAGAAACAGTCGAAATGGATTTTGATCAGACTCTTCCAACTTTCTAAGAAATACTGAGGTTCACCACAATCCCAAAAACTGAAGTGACTCATCTACAACTCAAcacaactaagccttatcccaaccatATGGCTCTGCTACATGGGTCCTGTTTCTCCTttcaactctattcaaagccatacctGTTGTAAACCAAATCCATGCATGTCTTTTGTCACCTTTTCTCCTAAAATCGTTTTATGCGTAACTCATGCTCTTTTAACTCTTCCCATCTGAATTATATGACTCCTTAGGGATGCATTCAAAGGTCTTCGCTGCATGCTACAtcaaacaactttttttttttcaagtatcATGTGTCAAAGGTACTCCTAAATTACCTCTTATGTAtttattccttattttatttttcctagtttttccacttATCCGgttcaacatcctcatctcagcgacactaattttatttatattttgtttcttcaGTGCCCAACATTTAGCTCCATACTCATTGCTGTTCTTATAGCTACCCaataaaaatttccttttaagttttagtgGAATGTGTTGATCAGACAACATTCCAGAAGTGCCCCTTCCCTTCAGCCACCCTACTCTAATTCACTATGCAACATCAGCCTATATTTCtccatctttatttatgattaaacCTAGGTATCTAAAAATATCACTTTGAGGTATCTCCCTATCATCAATTCTCACCACCCCACTTTCAGTTCTACTTTTATTAGAAGTTGTTTATATTCAGCTTGTCCAAAAACTTTTTCATTCAAAAGTGTATGTCCATAATTCTAACTTTGCATTCATCCctgcttttttttcttccataaaaaATATTCCATCAGAGAAAAGCATACACAGAGTGTGCTAATCCTTAATATGTCTAGTCAACACACGCATGATTGGTGCACTAAAGTAATGAGTATTTTAAAGTTCAGTCAACTTGGACTTGTCTAATCTTTTAGCAGTGAAAAGGTCGACTCCTTCATTTCTTAGAGGAGTACTTGAAGAGTTCTTGGTCAACCATGGTAGCTTTTAACATAGTTCATTCTATCTTTGTGGTGCTAATTCCCCAGCCAAGATTAGAGCCTGGTATATACTTCAAATTATCCTTCTACAAGCTCATCTAACTCACTGCTGGCTTCTTTATTTCCTATTTGATTGATTTAGTTTTCCTTTCCTTTATATTATCATGTGGTTAATAAACTTGATCTCGCGATTGTCAAAACATAAGGTTACTTGACACTACACTAGTGCTTGATAAATCTGATGATTATAGGGTTACATTAGCTGCAGAGTTGGTAATTAAAGGCAGTTTCACTACTAACAGTAATTTCATTGATTAATTATATGAATCATAAATCTCTGGAGAGATATTAAGTGAACATCTTCATGAACTTAAATTGCTAAAGTTGACCCAACATTGGTTAGAACGTATCACAATCCCACCACTAAATTATACTATGGAGACAATCTTTCCTAGTTATGTTctgatgggattttttttttctttttccctttgtaGAGACCTGAGCTTCAACAGGTTGACTGGTCAAATTCCAGATTTTCAGAGTTCAGGGAATCTGCAATTTTTGTATgtaaatttctttattttcctcttaACTGtcattattttatattattcaTATGTGACTACTAGTTTTTCATTTGTATAATCAATTAAAGAAGCTTTTTCCCATTATTTGTGGTTACTTATGTTTCACACTTTATTGCACTAGTTGTTCATTTGTATAATCAATTCAAAAGCTTATCCCATTATTTGTGGTTACCTATGATTAGCACTTTATTGCACTTTGTCACTGGCATAGTCATAGGTCTCTGTTGCACAGGACAGGACCATCTAATTCAACTTTTCCTATCAATGATTCCTCTTAATATATCAATGATAAATTTCTTCATTCTAACGGTAGGCATTATATTGTTTATGGGCATAGGTTTCTCACTAACAATTTGCTGACTGGAGAAGTACCAGGTTGGTTATttacaaaagagaaaataaaaatgtgagTATTTCTGCTCATCAAAAGCTTTGAGTCGTGGTTCATAGGATCTTTTAACCTACATGTGACTTACCTTTGCGATGAATTTCACACTTGAGACATTATGGCAACCACTTTATGTCTCTTGGCTTATTATCTTTTTCATCAAGAAATACAGTACCATGACATGATACTGCTTTGTCTTACAGTAATTTATCCTACAACAATTTTACTGGATACGCCTCACAACCCAGCTGTGCGCAACAAACTACCGTGTATACTCAGTTCCCTGCATTATCTCTTTTGGATTTAAACCGTAGTTGGTTTTCTTATTTCCTTATGAAATTTTGTTTGCTCATTTCTTAACAGGAACACAATTGCCAGTTATTCATCTTCAGAAGATAACTCGTAAGTTTGTTGTTTCATGGAATGTTTATTTTTCTCGATTAATGAAACATATGAAGAATATGAATTCATCTGCGGAAACTTTTTGCAGAGTCGCTTGGTGCTTGAAAAAGGACCTCCCTTGCTCTGGGAAACCTAAATGTAATTGTAGAATCTCCTCACCTTTGAGATAACAAAACATTAGAACCTTTATTAAGGATTTACGAGTGGCCATCAGGAACTGATCATATATGAATACATTCCCTTGATTCCAATCACACATGCAGACCATTCATTGTTTATCAATTGCGGAGGCCCGTTGATGAATTTTGATGGGGAGGAATATGAAGATGATTCAGTACCTAGGGTGGAGGGTGCATCATACTTCTATCCTACTGACAGATGGGCTTCTAGCACTACAGGAGTCTTCTTGAGTAGAACAAATCCTCAGTACTTGACCACAAACATATCAGTGCTGAACATAACTGATCCATCCATATATATGACAGCCCGTGTTGCTCCTATCTCACTAAGATATTATGGCCTCTGCTTACGAAGTGGTAATTATACAGTGCAGCTCCACTTTGCTGAAATAATGTTTACAGAAGATCAGACATACAGCAGCCTTGGTAGGCGCATATTTGATGTATCAATCCAAGTGAGTGGCGAATAGATTGTTATCACTGATACTCCATTTATCATACCACTTCATTTTCCCCAATTAATTTCCCTCAGGAAACTAGATCTggttcctttatttttttttgtggtattTTAAAATTATCTTGTAGTTCAAACTAATTTTCCATTTACTTTCTGAAGAACATTGATGATACTTTTTTGATTGACACAACTTTCTTAACATTGTTTCGGTTTCTTGCAGGGAGAAGTCCGTTTGAAGGATTTTAATATTGCGGAGGAAGCTAAAGGGGTCGGTAAGAGCATCATTAAGAAATTTAATGATGTTATTGTCAATGGAAGTACTTTGGAGATCCACCTCTACTGGTCAGGAAAAGGAACTACTGCAATTCCCGATAGAGGAGTATATGGACCCCTTATATCAGCTATTTCAGTGACACCAAGTAGGTTATCTGcccacttttccttttccctcttcttACTCCTCATCATGATACTGTAACTTGCTTGATTGTGCAGACTTTGACCCGAACACTGGACTATCTGTTGGAGTTATTGTTGGTATCATTGCTGCTTCATGCATTTTCGTAGCATTAGTTTTAGTAATCCTTTGGGTGAAAGGTTGCCTGAGAGGGAAGGATCTCGATGACAAAGGTGAGGCGAATGGAACTAAAATTTGTGTTTGTAGCACGATGCATTGTCACAGCTTTCCTAGAATTTGTTGTGTGCTAGTTCATATGAATAAGCCATTTTAAATAGAAATCCTGGTGATTAATTAAGGTTAGATAAATTAAGATGTTAGATGTTGAGTGGGGAGGAGGTTGTGTGactaacaaaaaagaaacaaaataagaaaatgtaGGGTTTTCAGTTTTAGTCAACTAAGGAAACAAAAGTAATTCATTTTGGAGTAGTTTTAGGTTGAAAACAGAAAAGGATAATCAATTAAGGCGTTTGAGAACAAAGTAAAGAGGTTTTTAAGGAGTGTGATTCATGTAATGGATCTAAACAGGTATGAGGTAACCAAATGAAAGACATAACAGAAATGATTCAAGGGGAAAGGTCAGAGGCCTTACATCTCTGGTCTTTGTCATGTTTGGAGTTGCACTCTCCTTGAATCACGGATTGCAGGGTTGTACCACAAGAAATCCCATGTTGagatttctttaatatttttacTTAAGTTGAAGGCTTGGATTCATATATAaatgttgggagtgacccaaaatgccctgctcAGATCCCGGCTCGAGCGCGGcgagcgatgcgcgctggctggtgtgcaataaggaattaaagttgcactttccctcacaaggcgtcttttgggggattggcaagcgcttggttctacaattggtatcagagcaggtgattgcgagtttgagtctccccggtgccatgggtgctct
This window encodes:
- the LOC122652981 gene encoding probable LRR receptor-like serine/threonine-protein kinase At1g53440 isoform X1 translates to MEPTVVLSISNKVSWVPLIFVLLLNCFALLRSEAQTLPDDEVQALKSIATKLNNNYWNVSSNSCSGGAGLNVTIDSESFSNVNCNCSTTVCHITNIQLKALNLTGVLPEEFANLSYLQEIDLSRNYLNGSIPTRWAQIPLVIISLLGNRISGSIPKEIGDIATLEQLVLEDNELEGALPPELGNLSRLKRFLASANNFNGTIPETYVKLTSLNDFRIDGTGISGKIPYFIGNWTELDRLDMQGTSLEGPVPSNISLLKNLTQLRVSDLDGINMSFIFPDLQDLTSINELVLRNCSLTGAIPEYIGKLMPNLKTLDLSFNRLTGQIPDFQSSGNLQFLFLTNNLLTGEVPGWLFTKEKIKINLSYNNFTGYASQPSCAQQTTVNTIASYSSSEDNSVAWCLKKDLPCSGKPKYHSLFINCGGPLMNFDGEEYEDDSVPRVEGASYFYPTDRWASSTTGVFLSRTNPQYLTTNISVLNITDPSIYMTARVAPISLRYYGLCLRSGNYTVQLHFAEIMFTEDQTYSSLGRRIFDVSIQGEVRLKDFNIAEEAKGVGKSIIKKFNDVIVNGSTLEIHLYWSGKGTTAIPDRGVYGPLISAISVTPNFDPNTGLSVGVIVGIIAASCIFVALVLVILWVKGCLRGKDLDDKEITGLELQTGHFSLRQIKAATGNFDAANKIGEGGFGPVYKGTLSDGTVIAVKQLSSKSKQGNREFLNEIGMISALQHPNLVKLYGCCIEGNQLLLVYEYMENNSLARALFGREDQRMNLDWPTRHKICLGIAQGLAYLHEESRLKIVHRDIKATNVLLDKDLNAKISDFGLAKLDEEENTHISTRIAGTIGYMAPEYAMRGYLTDKADVYSFGVVALEIVSGMSNTNYRPKEDFVYLLDWAYVLQEQGNLLELVDPILGSNYPKEEALRMLDLALLCTNPSPSLRPTMSAAVSMLEGKIAVKAPLVKRSSGTEDMRFKALERFSLDSQTLYSSSSQESRMRNSVSTNGPWIDSSMSIHSKETQGSSSTNKLLPDLM
- the LOC122652981 gene encoding probable LRR receptor-like serine/threonine-protein kinase At1g53440 isoform X2, which translates into the protein MEPTVVLSISNKVSWVPLIFVLLLNCFALLRSEAQTLPDDEVQALKSIATKLNNNYWNVSSNSCSGGAGLNVTIDSESFSNVNCNCSTTVCHITNIQLKALNLTGVLPEEFANLSYLQEIDLSRNYLNGSIPTRWAQIPLVIISLLGNRISGSIPKEIGDIATLEQLVLEDNELEGALPPELGNLSRLKRFLASANNFNGTIPETYVKLTSLNDFRIDGTGISGKIPYFIGNWTELDRLDMQGTSLEGPVPSNISLLKNLTQLRVSDLDGINMSFIFPDLQDLTSINELVLRNCSLTGAIPEYIGKLMPNLKTLDLSFNRLTGQIPDFQSSGNLQFLFLTNNLLTGEVPGWLFTKEKIKINLSYNNFTGYASQPSCAQQTTVNTIASYSSSEDNSVAWCLKKDLPCSGKPKYHSLFINCGGPLMNFDGEEYEDDSVPRVEGASYFYPTDRWASSTTGVFLSRTNPQYLTTNISVLNITDPSIYMTARVAPISLRYYGLCLRSGNYTVQLHFAEIMFTEDQTYSSLGRRIFDVSIQGEVRLKDFNIAEEAKGVGKSIIKKFNDVIVNGSTLEIHLYWSGKGTTAIPDRGVYGPLISAISVTPNFDPNTGLSVGVIVGIIAASCIFVALVLVILWVKGCLRGKDLDDKGLELQTGHFSLRQIKAATGNFDAANKIGEGGFGPVYKGTLSDGTVIAVKQLSSKSKQGNREFLNEIGMISALQHPNLVKLYGCCIEGNQLLLVYEYMENNSLARALFGREDQRMNLDWPTRHKICLGIAQGLAYLHEESRLKIVHRDIKATNVLLDKDLNAKISDFGLAKLDEEENTHISTRIAGTIGYMAPEYAMRGYLTDKADVYSFGVVALEIVSGMSNTNYRPKEDFVYLLDWAYVLQEQGNLLELVDPILGSNYPKEEALRMLDLALLCTNPSPSLRPTMSAAVSMLEGKIAVKAPLVKRSSGTEDMRFKALERFSLDSQTLYSSSSQESRMRNSVSTNGPWIDSSMSIHSKETQGSSSTNKLLPDLM